Proteins encoded in a region of the Ranitomeya imitator isolate aRanImi1 chromosome 9, aRanImi1.pri, whole genome shotgun sequence genome:
- the LOC138649497 gene encoding dentin sialophosphoprotein-like: MIQRIQKTEDNPKDETEDTEDSKEDDPKDKTEDTEDGKEDNTQNPRTIPGTILRIQETVKRTIPKMIQRIQKTEDNTEDTEDSKEDNTQNPRTIPRIQKTQDDPKDDTKDTEDCKEDDPKGDTEDRKEDNPKDDTEDTEDSKEDNAQNPRTIPGTILRIQETVKRTIPKMIEDTEDSKEDDPKEDTEDTEDSKEDDTKDDTEDSKEDDPKDKTEDTEDSKEDNTQNPRTIPGTILRIQERVKRTIPRMRPRIQKTDDPSDDTEDIEDSKEDDPKDKTEDTENSKEDDPKDKTEDTENSKEDDPKGDTEDTEDSKEDDPKDDTEDTEDTGRSQGRFRRFIRPDDTEDTGDSKEDDPKDDTEDTEDSKEDDPKEDTEDTEDSKEDDPKDDTEDSKEDDPKDDTEDTEDSKENDPKDDTEDTEDSKEDDPKDNTEDTEDSKEDNTQNPRMIPGTILRIQETVKRTIPKMIQRIQKTEDNPKDETEDTEDSKEDDPKDKTEDTEDSKEDDPKDDTEDTEDSKEDDPKEDTEDTEDSKEDDPKDDTEDSKEDDPKDNTEDTEDSKEDNTQNPRTIPGTVLRILETVKRTIPKIIQRIQKTEDNPMDETEDTENRKEDDPKDKTEDTEDSKEDDPKDKTEDTEDSKEDDPKDDTKDTEDSKEDDPKDDTEDSKEYDPKDKTEDTEDSKEDDPKDKTEDTEDSKEDDPKDKTEDTENSKEDDPKGDTEDTEDSKEYDPKDDTEDTEDSKEYDPKDKTEDTEDSKEDDPKDNTEDTEDSKEDNTQNPRTIPGTILRILETVKRTIPKIIQRIQKTEDNPMDETEDTENRKEDDPKDKTEDTEDSKEDDPKDDTKDTEDSKEDDPKDDTEDSKEYDPKDKTEDTEESKEDDPKDKTEDTEDSKEDDPKDKTEDTENSKEDDPKGDTEDTEDSKEYDPKDDTEDTEDSKEYDPKDKTEDTEDSKEDDPKGDTEDTEDSKEDDPKDKTEDTEDSKEDDPKGDTEDTEDTGRSQGRYRGYRRPGYRRNRTIPMTIPRIQKMVKRTIPRTIQRIQKKQDDPKNDTEDAEDRVEDDPKEDIEDTEDSKEDNHKDNTEDTEDSKEDDPEDNTEDTEDSKEDDPEDNTEDTEDSKEDDPEDNTEDTEDSKEDDPEDDTEDTEDSKEDDSKDDTEDTEESKEDDPKDDIEDTEDSKEDDPKDDTEENPMGNSGDDTEDDPKDDIEENPMDNSGDDTEDDPRDNTEDDPRDYTEDDPRDYTEDDPRDDTEDDPRDDTEDDPRDDTEDDPRDDTEDDPRDDTEDDPRDDTEDDPRDDTEDDPRDDTEDDLRDDTEDDPMDDTEDDPMDNSRDDSEDNPKDHPRDDTEDNPGTIQGRYRG, from the exons atgatacagaggatacagaagacAGAGGACAATCCCAAGGATGAGACCGAGGATACAGAAGACAGTAAAGAGGACGATCCCAAGGACAAAACAGAGGATACAGAAGACGGTAAAGAGGACAATACACAAAACCCGAGGACGATCCCAGGGACGATACTGAGGATACAGGAGACAGTAAAGAGGACGATCCCAAAgatgatacagaggatacagaagacAGAGGacaatacagaagatacagaagacaGTAAAGAGGACAATACACAAAACCCGAGGACGATCCCA aggatacagaagacACAGGACGATCCCAAGGACGATACCAAGGATACAGAAGACTGTAAAGAGGACGATCCCAAGGGCGATACAGAAGACAGAAAAGAGGACAATCCCAAGgacgatacagaggatacagaagacAGTAAAGAGGACAATGCACAAAACCCGAGGACGATCCCAGGGACGATACTGAGGATACAGGAGACAGTAAAGAGGACAATCCCAAAGATGATAGAGGATACAGAAGACAGTAAAGAGGACGATCCCAAggaagatacagaggatacagaagacAGTAAAGAGGACGATACCAAGGACGATACAGAAGACAGTAAAGAGGACGATCCCAAGGACAAAACAGAGGATACAGAAGACAGTAAAGAGGACAATACACAAAACCCGAGGACGATCCCAGGGACGAtactgaggatacaggagagagtaaAGAGGACAATCCCAAGGATGAGACCGAGGATACAGAAGACA GACGATCCCAGTGACGATACTGAGGATATAGAAGACAGTAAAGAGGACGATCCCAAGGACAAAACAGAGGATACAGAAAACAGTAAAGAGGACGATCCCAAGGACAAAACAGAGGATACAGAAAACAGTAAAGAGGACGATCCCAAGggcgatacagaggatacagaagacagtaaagaggacgatcccaaggatgatacagaggatacagaagacACAGGAAGATCCCAAGGACGATTCCGAAGATTCATAAGACC GGACGATACTGAGGATACAGGAGACAGTAAAGAGGACGATCCCAAAgatgatacagaggatacagaagacagtaaagaggacgatcccaaggaagatacagaggatacagaagacagtaaagaggacgatcccaaggacgatacagaagacagtaaagaggacgatcccaaggacgatacagaggatacagaagacAGTAAAGAGAACGATCCCAAGgacgatacagaggatacagaagacagtaaagaggacgatcccaaggacaatacagaggatacagaagacAGTAAAGAGGACAATACACAAAACCCGAGGATGATCCCAGGGACGATACTGAGGATACAGGAGACAGTAAAGAGGACGATCCCAAAgatgatacagaggatacagaagacAGAGGACAATCCCAAGGATGAGACCGAAGATACAGAAGACAGTAAAGAGGACGATCCCAAGGACAAAACAGAGGATACAGAAGACAGTAAAGAGGACGATCCCAAGgacgatacagaggatacagaagacagtaaagaggacgatcccaaggaagatacagaggatacagaagacagtaaagaggacgatcccaaggacgatacagaagacagtaaagaggacgatcccaaggacaatacagaggatacagaagacAGTAAAGAGGACAATACACAAAACCCGAGGACGATCCCAGGGACGGTACTGAGGATACTGGAGACAGTAAAGAGGACGATCCCAAAGATaatacagaggatacagaagacAGAGGACAATCCCATGGATGAGACCGAGGATACAGAAAACAGAAAAGAGGACGATCCCAAGGACAAAACAGAGGATACAGAAGACAGTAAAGAGGACGATCCCAAGGACAAAACAGAGGATACAGAAGACAGTAAAGAGGACGATCCCAAGGACGATACAAAGGATACAGAAGACAGTAAAGAGGACGATCCCAAGGATGATACAGAAGACAGTAAAGAGTACGATCCCAAGGACAAAACAGAGGATACAGAAGACAGTAAAGAGGACGATCCCAAGGACAAAACAGAGGATACAGAAGACAGTAAAGAGGACGATCCCAAGGACAAAACAGAGGATACAGAAAACAGTAAAGAGGACGATCCCAAGggcgatacagaggatacagaagacAGTAAAGAGTACGATCCCAAGgacgatacagaggatacagaagacAGTAAAGAGTACGATCCCAAGGACAAAACAGAGGATACAGAAGACAGTAAAGAGGACGATCCCAAGGACaatacagaggatacagaagacAGTAAAGAGGACAATACACAAAACCCGAGGACGATCCCAGGGACGATACTGAGGATACTGGAGACAGTAAAGAGGACGATCCCAAAGATaatacagaggatacagaagacAGAGGACAATCCCATGGATGAGACCGAGGATACAGAAAACAGAAAAGAGGACGATCCCAAGGACAAAACAGAGGATACAGAAGACAGTAAAGAGGACGATCCCAAGGACGATACAAAGGATACAGAAGACAGTAAAGAGGACGATCCCAAGGATGATACAGAAGACAGTAAAGAGTACGATCCCAAGGACAAAACAGAGGATACAGAAGAAAGTAAAGAGGACGATCCCAAGGACAAAACAGAGGATACAGAAGACAGTAAAGAGGACGATCCCAAGGACAAAACAGAGGATACAGAAAACAGTAAAGAGGACGATCCCAAGggcgatacagaggatacagaagacAGTAAAGAGTACGATCCCAAGgacgatacagaggatacagaagacAGTAAAGAGTACGATCCCAAGGACAAAACAGAGGATACAGAAGACAGTAAAGAGGACGATCCCAAGggcgatacagaggatacagaagacAGTAAAGAGGACGATCCCAAGGACAAAACAGAGGACACAGAAGACAGTAAAGAGGACGATCCCAAGggcgatacagaggatacagaagacACAGGACGATCCCAAGGACGATACCGAGGATACAGAAGACC aggatacagaagaAACAGGACGATCCCAATGACGATACCGAGGATACAGAAGATGGTAAAGAGGACGATCCCAAGGACaatacagaggatacagaagaAACAGGACGATCCCAAGAACGATACCGAGGATGCAGAAGACCGTGTAGAGGACGATCCCAAGGAGGATATTGAGGATACAGAAGACAGTAAAGAGGACAATCACAAGGacaatacagaagatacagaagacaGTAAAGAGGACGATCCCGAGGACaatacagaggatacagaagacAGTAAAGAGGACGATCCCGAGGACaatacagaggatacagaagacAGTAAAGAGGACGATCCCGAGGACaatacagaggatacagaagacAGTAAAGAGGACGATCCCGAGgacgatacagaggatacagaagacAGTAAAGAGGACGATTCCAAGgacgatacagaggatacagaagaAAGTAAAGAGGACGATCCCAAAGATGATATTGAGGATACAGAAGACAGTAAAGAGGATGATCCCAAGGATGATACAGAGGAAAATCCCATGGGCAATTCAGGGGATGATACAGAGGACGATCCCAAGGACGATATAGAGGAAAATCCCATGGACAATTCAGGGGACGATACAGAGGATGATCCTAGGGACAATACAGAGGACGATCCCAGGGACTATACAGAGGACGATCCCAGGGACTATACAGAGGACGATCCCAGGGACGATACAGAGGACGATCCCAGGGACGATACAGAGGACGATCCCAGGGACGATACAGAGGACGATCCCAGGGACGATACAGAGGACGATCCCAGGGACGATACAGAGGACGATCCCAGGGACGATACAGAGGACGATCCCAGGGACGATACAGAGGACGATCCCAGGGACGATACAGAGGACGATCTCAGGGACGATACAGAGGACGATCCCATGGACGATACAGAGGACGATCCCATGGACAATTCAAGGGACGATTCAGAGGACAATCCCAAGGACCATCCCAGAGACGATACAGAGGACAACCCAGGGACGATCCAAGGACGATATAGAGGATGA